Proteins found in one Cellulomonas palmilytica genomic segment:
- a CDS encoding alpha/beta hydrolase family protein: protein MREGTGTTTTTSTPPTGTPPTGSPASGTPTGTGTVHVRHRDEHLLTGPYRVLASTVLGVVVLAVLGAVMGPQWDPMPLTDPLAVETTSTAIGDAPALEHHEVRQEIVELQLDGTTVEAQLSVPVGLAEPARAAVFVHGAGTRTYSDAFFEQAHALAEAGVVTLVPNKRLDTYTLRHRDYVAMADDYARSVAYLRSLPEVDPERVGVYAESEGAWIAPVMAAQDPDLEFVVLVSAPVVPPRQQAAFAADTYLRATGVPHGVFRAIPRAVGMAIPGGGFEYVDFDATTYQRRMTQPVLMVYGTGDSSMPIVQGAVQVIRDAAIAGNSDVTVRYYEGASHGIRVDDVIVPTFLRDVAGWVVGLPDTAGASPKIAGDQPNQTFLAMPVPEPRWLHNGDVVAVTILASCAVVLLAGLVVPVARGFELVAARRGSRTSATRRFAPGVARWAAALGVGAVVTTAAFVWYILVVARLALDYTSNGLVVTGLWIAIRLVGVLVVAAGCLLFRSIVRNRAHAVPIAPGAARTVSLGGVVAASAVLLVVLAYWGVYQLGI, encoded by the coding sequence GTGAGGGAAGGGACCGGGACCACGACCACCACGAGCACACCACCGACGGGCACCCCGCCGACGGGGAGCCCGGCCTCGGGCACGCCGACGGGTACCGGCACGGTGCACGTGCGGCACCGGGACGAGCACCTGCTCACCGGGCCGTACCGCGTGCTCGCCAGCACCGTGCTCGGCGTCGTCGTGCTCGCCGTCCTGGGTGCCGTCATGGGCCCGCAGTGGGACCCGATGCCGCTCACCGACCCGCTCGCGGTCGAGACCACCTCCACCGCGATCGGCGACGCCCCGGCGCTCGAGCACCACGAGGTGCGCCAGGAGATCGTCGAGCTGCAGCTCGACGGCACGACCGTCGAGGCGCAGCTCAGCGTGCCCGTCGGCCTGGCCGAGCCCGCCCGCGCGGCCGTGTTCGTGCACGGAGCGGGGACGCGCACGTACTCCGACGCGTTCTTCGAGCAGGCGCACGCGCTCGCCGAGGCGGGTGTCGTGACGCTCGTGCCGAACAAGCGGCTCGACACGTACACGCTGCGGCACCGCGACTACGTGGCGATGGCCGACGACTACGCGCGCTCGGTGGCGTACCTGAGGTCGTTGCCCGAGGTCGACCCGGAGCGGGTCGGCGTCTACGCCGAGAGCGAGGGCGCGTGGATCGCGCCCGTCATGGCCGCGCAGGACCCCGACCTCGAGTTCGTCGTGCTCGTGTCCGCACCCGTCGTCCCGCCGCGCCAGCAAGCCGCGTTCGCCGCCGACACGTACCTGCGTGCCACGGGCGTGCCGCACGGCGTGTTCCGCGCCATCCCGCGCGCCGTCGGCATGGCGATCCCGGGCGGCGGGTTCGAGTACGTCGACTTCGACGCCACCACCTACCAGCGACGCATGACGCAGCCCGTGCTCATGGTCTACGGCACGGGCGACTCGTCGATGCCGATCGTGCAGGGCGCGGTCCAGGTGATCCGCGACGCCGCGATCGCCGGGAACAGCGACGTCACGGTCCGGTACTACGAGGGCGCGTCGCACGGCATCCGCGTCGACGACGTGATCGTCCCGACGTTCCTGCGTGACGTCGCCGGCTGGGTCGTCGGGCTGCCCGACACCGCGGGCGCGTCCCCGAAGATCGCGGGGGACCAGCCCAACCAGACGTTCCTCGCGATGCCCGTGCCCGAGCCGAGGTGGCTGCACAACGGCGACGTCGTGGCCGTCACGATCCTCGCGTCGTGCGCGGTCGTGCTGCTCGCGGGGCTCGTCGTCCCCGTCGCGCGCGGGTTCGAGCTCGTGGCCGCACGCCGCGGGTCGCGGACCTCAGCGACGCGCCGGTTCGCGCCGGGCGTCGCGCGCTGGGCGGCTGCGCTCGGCGTCGGCGCGGTCGTCACGACCGCCGCGTTCGTCTGGTACATCCTCGTCGTCGCGCGGCTCGCGCTGGACTACACGAGCAACGGGCTCGTCGTGACCGGGCTGTGGATCGCGATCCGCCTCGTCGGCGTGCTCGTCGTCGCCGCCGGGTGCCTGCTGTTCCGCTCGATCGTGCGCAACCGCGCGCACGCGGTGCCGATCGCACCCGGTGCGGCACGCACGGTGTCGCTCGGTGGGGTGGTCGCGGCGTCCGCGGTGCTGCTCGTCGTGCTCGCCTACTGGGGTGTGTACCAGCTCGGCATCTAG
- the era gene encoding GTPase Era — translation MTDTTAAPFRSGFACFVGRPNAGKSTLTNALVGQKVAITSGRPQTTRHTIRGIVHRDDAQLVLVDTPGLHRPRTLLGERLNDLVKDTLTEVDVVGFCLPADQKVGPGDRFIAEQLADMARDGRGTPVVAIVTKADLVSRQRLAEHLLAVQSLGEWADIVPVSAVGGYQVDVLADVLVGHLPVGPALYPDGELTDEPEDVMVAELVREAALEGVRDELPHSLAVVVEEIVPRETPAADGTPMLDVRVNLYVERDSQKAIVIGRGGARLRDVGSEARRGIEALLGARVYLDLHVKVAKDWQRDPKQLGRLGF, via the coding sequence ATGACCGACACCACCGCCGCGCCCTTCCGGTCCGGCTTCGCCTGCTTCGTCGGACGGCCCAACGCCGGCAAGTCGACGCTGACCAACGCGCTCGTCGGCCAGAAGGTGGCGATCACGTCCGGCCGCCCGCAGACCACGCGGCACACCATCCGCGGGATCGTGCACCGGGACGACGCGCAGCTCGTGCTCGTCGACACCCCCGGTCTGCACCGCCCGCGCACGCTGCTGGGCGAGCGCCTCAACGACCTGGTCAAGGACACGCTGACCGAGGTCGACGTCGTCGGGTTCTGCCTGCCGGCCGACCAGAAGGTCGGCCCCGGCGACCGGTTCATCGCCGAGCAGCTCGCGGACATGGCGCGCGACGGCCGCGGCACGCCCGTCGTCGCGATCGTCACCAAGGCCGACCTCGTCTCGCGGCAGCGGCTCGCGGAGCACCTGCTCGCGGTGCAGTCGCTCGGCGAGTGGGCGGACATCGTGCCCGTGTCCGCGGTCGGCGGGTACCAGGTCGACGTGCTCGCGGACGTGCTCGTCGGGCACCTGCCCGTCGGGCCCGCCCTCTACCCGGACGGCGAGCTCACCGACGAGCCCGAGGACGTCATGGTCGCCGAGCTCGTGCGCGAGGCGGCGCTCGAGGGCGTGCGCGACGAGCTGCCGCACTCGCTCGCCGTCGTCGTCGAGGAGATCGTCCCGCGCGAGACGCCGGCCGCCGACGGCACGCCCATGCTGGACGTGCGCGTCAACCTGTACGTCGAGCGCGACAGCCAGAAGGCGATCGTCATCGGCCGCGGCGGCGCGCGGCTGCGGGACGTGGGCAGCGAGGCGCGCCGGGGCATCGAGGCGCTGCTCGGCGCGCGCGTCTACCTGGACCTCCACGTCAAGGTCGCCAAGGACTGGCAGCGTGATCCCAAGCAGCTCGGACGCCTCGGCTTCTGA
- a CDS encoding hemolysin family protein, which translates to MNDAPVALLVVVAVLGWVLAAALSAGEVAVLRVTRAAVTELVARRHHAADRVLALVEHPQRVASSAAFFRLVAEVLATVCLTIVVASTDLPWWGVLLGGLALGVVFAYLVVRVSPRTIGRRNPVRVLTVLSRLLAGVSALAGPLARRSTSARGVTDDDEAELRDMVQRVSESEAIEDDDRELFRSVLSLGDTLTREVMVPRTDMVVTQVDTPLRKALALLLRSGFSRVPVVGESVDDLRGVLYLKDVVRRISVADAQGDDDDALDAPAESLARPAVFVPESKPVDDLLRELQEGSSHIAMVVDEYGGIAGLVTIEDALEEIVGELTDEHDPSAPVVEDLGDGVYRVPARLGRDELGELFGLEVDDEDVDSAGGLLTKALGKVPLPGSSGEIHGLHLVAEKVEGRRRRLATVLVSRVEHDDDPDDEDETR; encoded by the coding sequence GTGAACGACGCGCCAGTCGCGCTGCTCGTCGTCGTCGCCGTCCTGGGCTGGGTGCTCGCGGCGGCGCTCTCGGCGGGCGAGGTCGCGGTCCTGCGGGTCACGCGCGCCGCGGTGACCGAGCTCGTCGCGCGACGCCACCACGCCGCCGACCGGGTGCTCGCGCTCGTCGAGCACCCGCAGCGCGTGGCGTCGTCCGCGGCGTTCTTCCGCCTCGTCGCCGAGGTGCTCGCCACGGTGTGCCTCACGATCGTCGTCGCCTCGACCGACCTGCCGTGGTGGGGCGTGCTGCTCGGCGGGCTCGCGCTGGGTGTCGTGTTCGCCTACCTCGTCGTGCGCGTGAGCCCGCGCACGATCGGTCGCCGTAACCCCGTGCGCGTCCTCACCGTCCTGTCGCGCCTGCTCGCGGGCGTGTCCGCGCTCGCGGGGCCCCTCGCGCGGCGCAGCACGTCGGCGCGCGGCGTCACGGACGACGACGAGGCCGAGCTGCGCGACATGGTGCAGCGCGTGAGCGAGTCCGAGGCGATCGAGGACGACGACCGCGAGCTGTTCCGCTCGGTGCTGTCGCTCGGCGACACGCTCACGCGCGAGGTCATGGTGCCGCGCACCGACATGGTGGTCACGCAGGTCGACACACCGCTGCGCAAGGCGCTCGCGCTCCTGCTGCGCTCCGGGTTCTCGCGCGTGCCCGTCGTGGGGGAGTCCGTCGACGACCTGCGCGGGGTGCTCTACCTCAAGGACGTCGTGCGGCGGATCTCCGTCGCGGACGCCCAGGGTGACGACGACGACGCGCTCGACGCGCCCGCCGAGTCGCTCGCGCGGCCCGCGGTGTTCGTGCCCGAGTCCAAGCCGGTCGACGACCTGCTGCGCGAGCTGCAGGAGGGCTCGTCGCACATCGCGATGGTCGTCGACGAGTACGGCGGCATCGCGGGCCTCGTGACCATCGAGGACGCGCTCGAGGAGATCGTCGGCGAGCTCACCGACGAGCACGACCCGAGCGCCCCGGTCGTGGAGGACCTCGGCGACGGCGTGTACCGCGTGCCCGCGCGGCTGGGCCGCGACGAGCTCGGGGAGCTGTTCGGGCTCGAGGTCGACGACGAGGACGTGGACTCCGCGGGCGGCCTGCTGACCAAGGCGCTCGGCAAGGTCCCGCTCCCGGGGTCGTCGGGCGAGATCCACGGGCTGCACCTGGTGGCCGAGAAGGTCGAGGGACGCCGCCGGCGGCTCGCGACCGTGCTGGTGAGTCGCGTCGAGCACGACGACGACCCCGACGACGAGGACGAGACACGATGA
- the ybeY gene encoding rRNA maturation RNase YbeY — protein sequence MSIEVNNETGFAVDEAEFAALARYVLDEMHVHPQTDLSIMLVDTDVMSELHVKWMDEPGPTDVLSFPMDELRPGREGDVTPAGLLGDVVLCPEVAAQQAVAAGHSTVEELLLLTTHGILHLLGFDHAEPEEEKEMFGLQRRLLLTFLAGR from the coding sequence ATGAGCATCGAGGTCAACAACGAGACCGGGTTCGCGGTCGACGAGGCGGAGTTCGCGGCGCTCGCGCGCTACGTGCTCGACGAGATGCACGTGCACCCCCAGACGGACCTGTCGATCATGCTCGTCGACACCGACGTGATGTCCGAGCTGCACGTCAAGTGGATGGACGAGCCCGGCCCGACCGACGTGCTGTCCTTCCCGATGGACGAGCTGCGCCCCGGCCGCGAGGGCGACGTGACGCCCGCCGGCCTGCTCGGCGACGTCGTGCTGTGCCCCGAGGTGGCCGCCCAGCAGGCGGTCGCCGCGGGCCACTCGACCGTCGAGGAGCTCCTGCTGCTCACGACGCACGGGATCCTGCACCTGCTCGGCTTCGACCACGCGGAGCCCGAGGAGGAGAAGGAGATGTTCGGCCTGCAGCGCAGGCTCCTGCTGACCTTCCTGGCCGGCCGGTGA
- a CDS encoding PhoH family protein, which yields MAETNPAPRGASTAAPHTGAPALVEHRITVPSEVSMVELLGLRDEVLKEIESGFTGIDVHVRGNEVRLAGPAGDVALVTRLVDELVEMTAAGTPLTPDVVRRTVAMLTAGSHARPADILTFNILSTRGKTIRPKTAGQKEYVDAIDRHTVTFGIGPAGTGKTYLAMAKAVQALNDRSVNRIVLTRPAVEAGERLGFLPGTLAEKIDPYLRPLYDALHDMVDPESIPRLLEAGTVEVAPLAYMRGRTLNDSFIILDEAQNTSVEQMKMFLTRLGFGSKVVVTGDVTQVDLPSGTTSGLRVVERILGDVDDVAFCRLSSSDVVRHRLVSDIIDAYARWDADGSHDRR from the coding sequence ATGGCCGAGACGAACCCCGCACCGCGCGGCGCGAGCACCGCAGCGCCGCACACCGGCGCACCCGCGCTCGTCGAGCACCGCATCACCGTCCCGTCCGAGGTCTCGATGGTCGAGCTGCTCGGGCTGCGCGACGAGGTGCTCAAGGAGATCGAGTCCGGGTTCACCGGGATCGACGTGCACGTGCGCGGCAACGAGGTGCGCCTCGCGGGCCCGGCGGGTGACGTCGCGCTCGTGACGCGCCTGGTCGACGAGCTCGTCGAGATGACCGCGGCCGGCACGCCGCTCACCCCGGACGTCGTGCGCCGCACGGTCGCGATGCTCACGGCCGGGTCGCACGCGCGGCCGGCCGACATCCTGACGTTCAACATCCTGTCCACGCGCGGCAAGACCATCCGGCCGAAGACCGCGGGGCAGAAGGAGTACGTCGACGCGATCGACCGCCACACGGTCACGTTCGGCATCGGGCCCGCGGGCACCGGCAAGACGTACCTCGCGATGGCCAAGGCCGTGCAGGCGCTCAACGACCGCTCCGTGAACCGGATCGTGCTGACGCGGCCCGCGGTCGAGGCGGGCGAGCGGCTCGGCTTCCTGCCCGGCACGCTCGCCGAGAAGATCGACCCCTACCTGCGTCCGCTGTACGACGCGCTGCACGACATGGTCGACCCCGAGTCGATCCCGCGGCTGCTCGAGGCGGGCACGGTCGAGGTCGCGCCGCTCGCCTACATGCGCGGGCGCACCCTCAACGACTCGTTCATCATCCTGGACGAGGCGCAGAACACCTCCGTCGAGCAGATGAAGATGTTCCTCACGCGCCTCGGGTTCGGGAGCAAGGTCGTCGTGACCGGCGACGTCACGCAGGTCGACCTGCCCTCGGGCACCACCTCCGGCCTGCGGGTCGTCGAGCGGATCCTCGGGGACGTCGACGACGTGGCGTTCTGCCGGCTGTCGTCGTCCGACGTGGTCCGGCACCGCCTGGTGAGCGACATCATCGACGCGTACGCGCGCTGGGACGCAGACGGGAGCCACGACCGCCGATGA
- the ppdK gene encoding pyruvate, phosphate dikinase, which yields MAGYVWDFSEGDKDARDLLGGKGAGLAEMTRLGLPVPPGFTITTQACREYMADGDVPAELRVEVTMAMRRLEDAMQRHFGDPADPLLVSVRSGAKFSMPGMMETVLDVGLNDLTVHGLAAFTGDERFAWDSYRRLVQMFGRTVLGIPGEEFADALDKAKAARGVSSDVELGTDDLRDLVGVYKDIVRDQTGREFPQSPREQLDLAITAVFDSWNTERARLYRRKERIPDDLGTAVNVCAMVFGNLGPTSGTGVAFTRDPATGRSGVYGDYLANAQGEDVVAGIRNTSGLAELERLDPEAYEDLRRAMRRLETHYRDLCDIEFTVERGKLWMLQTRVGKRTAPAAFRVAVQLVDENLITMDEALDRVTGAQLSQLLFPQFDADAERDLLAKGMAASPGAAVGMAVFDAETAQEWAAEGKDVVLVRRETNPDDLGGMIAAVGVLTARGGKTSHAAVVARGMGRTCVVGAEALDIDLAGRRLHVGPRTVHEGDVIAIDGSTGEIFVGSVPVRPSPVSRYLDDGIDAALAEAPDEETAELVVAVDRILTHADAVRRLGVRANADTPEDAARARRLGAQGIGLCRTEHMFLGDRRLLVERVVLAADDDERQAALDALLPVQREDFVGILRAMDGLPTTIRLLDPPLHEFLPDLTELSVKVALAESRGEVDPHDVTLLAAVRRMHEANPMLGLRGVRLGLVVPGLFALQIRAVCEAAAQLLTDGLAPRPEIMVPLVGSVQELRLVREEALRIMADVSAETGQTLDLPVGCMIELPRAALTADRLATQAQFFSFGTNDLTQTTWGFSRDDVEGAFFPQYNANGVLAVSPFETVDTRGVGRLVQIAVEEGRATRPDLHLGVCGEHGGDPESIRFFHAVGLDYVSCSPFRVPVARLEAGRSAVAAASDTR from the coding sequence GTGGCCGGCTACGTATGGGACTTCAGCGAAGGCGACAAGGACGCCCGCGACCTGCTCGGCGGCAAGGGCGCGGGACTGGCGGAGATGACCCGCCTGGGCCTGCCCGTGCCGCCCGGGTTCACGATCACGACACAGGCGTGCCGTGAGTACATGGCCGACGGCGACGTGCCGGCCGAGCTGCGCGTCGAGGTCACCATGGCGATGCGACGGCTCGAGGACGCCATGCAGCGGCACTTCGGCGACCCGGCCGACCCGCTGCTCGTCTCGGTCCGCTCGGGCGCGAAGTTCTCGATGCCCGGGATGATGGAGACCGTCCTCGACGTCGGTCTGAACGATCTCACCGTGCACGGCCTGGCCGCGTTCACCGGTGACGAGCGCTTCGCGTGGGACTCCTACCGGCGGCTCGTGCAGATGTTCGGCCGCACCGTGCTCGGCATCCCGGGCGAGGAGTTCGCCGACGCGCTCGACAAGGCGAAGGCCGCCCGCGGCGTCAGCTCGGACGTCGAGCTCGGCACCGACGACCTGCGCGACCTCGTCGGCGTCTACAAGGACATCGTGCGCGACCAGACCGGGCGCGAGTTCCCGCAGTCGCCGCGCGAGCAGCTCGACCTCGCGATCACCGCCGTGTTCGACTCGTGGAACACCGAGCGCGCGCGGCTGTACCGCCGCAAGGAGCGCATCCCGGACGACCTCGGCACCGCGGTCAACGTGTGCGCGATGGTGTTCGGCAACCTCGGCCCGACCTCCGGCACGGGCGTCGCGTTCACGCGCGACCCCGCGACCGGCCGCTCCGGCGTGTACGGCGACTACCTCGCCAACGCGCAGGGTGAGGACGTCGTCGCCGGCATCCGCAACACCTCCGGCCTCGCCGAGCTCGAGCGTCTCGACCCCGAGGCGTACGAGGACCTGCGCCGCGCGATGCGCCGGCTCGAGACGCACTACCGCGACCTGTGCGACATCGAGTTCACCGTCGAGCGCGGCAAGCTGTGGATGCTGCAGACGCGCGTGGGCAAGCGCACCGCGCCCGCCGCGTTCCGCGTCGCCGTGCAGCTCGTCGACGAGAACCTCATCACGATGGACGAGGCGCTCGACCGCGTCACCGGCGCGCAGCTGTCCCAGCTGCTGTTCCCGCAGTTCGACGCGGACGCCGAGCGCGACCTCCTGGCGAAGGGCATGGCCGCCTCCCCGGGTGCGGCCGTCGGCATGGCGGTGTTCGACGCGGAGACCGCGCAGGAATGGGCCGCGGAGGGCAAGGACGTCGTCCTGGTCCGCCGCGAGACCAACCCCGACGACCTGGGCGGCATGATCGCCGCGGTCGGCGTCCTCACGGCACGCGGCGGCAAGACGTCGCACGCCGCGGTCGTCGCGCGCGGCATGGGCCGCACCTGCGTGGTCGGCGCCGAGGCCCTCGACATCGACCTCGCCGGCCGGCGCCTGCACGTGGGCCCGCGCACGGTCCACGAGGGGGACGTCATCGCGATCGACGGCAGCACGGGCGAGATCTTCGTCGGCTCCGTGCCGGTGCGCCCCTCGCCGGTGAGCCGGTACCTCGACGACGGCATCGACGCCGCGCTCGCCGAGGCACCCGACGAGGAGACGGCCGAGCTGGTCGTCGCGGTCGACCGGATCCTCACGCACGCCGACGCCGTCCGCCGCCTCGGCGTCCGGGCGAACGCCGACACGCCCGAGGACGCCGCCCGCGCGCGGCGCCTGGGTGCGCAGGGCATCGGCCTGTGCCGCACGGAGCACATGTTCCTCGGCGACCGCCGCCTGCTCGTCGAGCGCGTGGTCCTCGCGGCCGACGACGACGAGCGCCAGGCCGCGCTCGACGCGCTCCTTCCCGTCCAGCGTGAGGACTTCGTCGGGATCCTGCGGGCCATGGACGGGCTGCCGACCACGATCCGGCTGCTCGACCCGCCGCTGCACGAGTTCCTGCCCGACCTGACCGAGCTCTCGGTGAAGGTCGCGCTGGCCGAGTCCCGCGGCGAGGTCGACCCGCACGACGTGACCCTGCTCGCCGCGGTGCGGCGCATGCACGAGGCCAACCCGATGCTCGGCCTGCGCGGCGTGCGGCTCGGGCTCGTGGTGCCGGGGCTGTTCGCGCTGCAGATCCGCGCGGTGTGCGAGGCGGCCGCGCAGCTGCTCACGGACGGGCTCGCGCCGCGCCCCGAGATCATGGTCCCGCTCGTCGGCTCGGTGCAGGAGCTGCGGCTCGTGCGCGAGGAGGCGCTGCGGATCATGGCCGACGTGTCCGCGGAGACCGGGCAGACGCTCGACCTGCCGGTCGGCTGCATGATCGAGCTGCCGCGCGCGGCGCTCACCGCGGACCGTCTCGCGACGCAGGCGCAGTTCTTCTCGTTCGGCACGAACGACCTCACGCAGACCACGTGGGGCTTCTCGCGCGACGACGTGGAGGGCGCGTTCTTCCCGCAGTACAACGCGAACGGCGTGCTCGCGGTCTCCCCGTTCGAGACCGTCGACACGCGCGGCGTGGGCCGGCTCGTGCAGATCGCGGTCGAGGAGGGCCGCGCCACGCGGCCCGACCTGCACCTCGGTGTCTGCGGCGAGCACGGTGGCGACCCGGAGAGCATCCGGTTCTTCCACGCGGTGGGTCTGGACTACGTGTCCTGCAGCCCGTTCCGGGTGCCGGTCGCGCGGCTCGAGGCCGGTCGCTCGGCGGTCGCGGCGGCGAGCGACACGCGCTGA
- a CDS encoding 16S rRNA (uracil(1498)-N(3))-methyltransferase, translating to MTAPVFVVDPGRLDTLAAGDTFRLDGAEGRHAGVVQRKARGERVDVVDTRGVRVVGVVAQVGHEGVDVEVLELVREATPRVRLVLVQALAKGDRDELAIEAATEVGADAVVPWQADRSIVVWRGERAAKSRARWLGTVRTAAKQSRRAWVPDVDVALDSKALAARAREVVAAGGAVLVLHESATDPLAEAALPDDGDVLVVVGPEGGIGDDELARLVDAGARPVRLGPHVLRTSTAGPVALALLATRLGRWG from the coding sequence ATGACCGCACCCGTCTTCGTCGTCGACCCCGGCCGCCTCGACACCCTGGCGGCGGGGGACACCTTCCGCCTCGACGGCGCCGAGGGGCGGCATGCGGGGGTCGTGCAGCGCAAGGCGCGCGGCGAGCGCGTCGACGTCGTGGACACGCGCGGCGTGCGGGTCGTCGGGGTCGTCGCGCAGGTCGGCCACGAGGGCGTGGACGTCGAGGTGCTCGAGCTCGTGCGCGAGGCCACGCCGCGCGTGCGGCTCGTGCTCGTGCAGGCACTCGCGAAGGGCGACCGGGACGAGCTCGCGATCGAGGCCGCGACCGAGGTGGGGGCGGACGCGGTCGTCCCGTGGCAGGCGGACCGCTCGATCGTCGTGTGGCGAGGGGAGCGCGCCGCCAAGTCCCGCGCGCGTTGGCTGGGCACGGTGCGGACCGCCGCGAAGCAGTCGCGGCGCGCGTGGGTTCCGGACGTGGACGTCGCGCTCGACTCCAAGGCGCTCGCTGCCCGGGCGCGCGAGGTCGTCGCCGCGGGAGGAGCGGTGCTCGTGCTGCACGAGTCCGCCACGGACCCGCTGGCCGAGGCTGCGCTCCCGGACGACGGCGACGTCCTCGTCGTCGTCGGCCCCGAGGGCGGGATCGGCGACGACGAGCTCGCGCGGCTCGTCGACGCGGGCGCTCGGCCCGTGCGCCTCGGCCCGCACGTGCTGCGCACCTCGACCGCCGGCCCGGTCGCGCTCGCGCTGCTCGCGACGCGCCTGGGCCGCTGGGGCTGA